The segment ACTTATTGTAGGATGCGTGCGTAAAGAAAGCAGTCCTGTTCAATCAGTGGTCAATGTGCCGTGAGACATTCAAATTACTCATCATGTTTAAAGCCTTCCAGCACAGGATATGCTGCAAAGTGTCCTGCGGTTCAATGTGATTGAATTCTCCCATAACAGCAGATTTTAAAAGTAATGTcatgttttcactttcatttcaaacattttcagttgACAGTTGGCTTTTGTCCACCGCAGATgttcttatatacagtatataaaacaaGATGATGAGTCATTGTTTTGCACAAAGCAAGGACATGTGATGCTGGGACTTAAAAACTCTAATGAATCTTGCCTGTGCTTCccttttctttaatttgtttttactaCACCCTTCTTTTTCGCTGGGCTCAGCTTAAACCATGTCCCCGTGTCCTTAAAGAGTCACTCAACTGGATAAAGTCATTTACCTGGATAAAGAAgactgagagaagagaatggaCAGAATGAGGCGGGTGGGCAGGGAGGATGTCTTCGAGTGTATTTATGAGGAGAatgtgactggaaaaaaaaaaaaaagaagcacagacAATGCAGAGCTACAACCTGAATACTCAAGtcagttttgtcattttgacaAACAGGAGGAAATTGATCTGTGGTCACCATCTGTCTTTGTCTCACAAAAATATCTCACAGTTGTAGAAAGAAGCAACTTGTGTTCATCTTTCTGGTTCTATTGTATCGAGCATGGCTGTAGTTTTTTTCCCTAACTTCAACGTTCATCTTACCAGATCCAtgcgtaataataataataataataataataataataataataataataataataataataataataataataataataataataataataataatgtatttagtGCATTGATTACTGTGTGTGACCCATTTCTAAGGTTGCTCAATCTCTCTTAGAATGAATGTCATAATGTACAACATTACATATTATTGTTAGCAGCACATTAATACTGGACCTTCTTGATTAAACCTGAAGGGAAAAATCTGACTATAAAAAAAGGAATTCAGCTCTGTGTTCAACTTTAAATTGCCATCATGCTAAAATTGTAAAGAGGTCAACACGGTAAAAAACGATATGATAGATGTTTGCGTGTCATCTACcacttttttttactcttttccAGCTTCTCTTTGTCTTGTTAAGATTTAATCAAGTTATCAAACCGAGTCAAGTCAGTGCAGCCATTTGTATCCTTGAACACTGCTTTCCTAACGATTAGATGTCAGCCATTGTGCGACATGACAGTGAATGGTGCGCTGCCATGTCACCGTGCCATGTTGGTATGATAAGTGACAACAACTCACATTCCATTGTCACGGTTACGTAAAGGCGGCTCCTGCACTGCTGACATGGTGAAATACCCTCATCCACAGTGGACAGACAAACAGCAATGATGAACAGTAGATAAAACTAGATGAATGCCCCCTACTTACTCATTAACCTTCAACttaatatacagtgcgccctcgcgcattcgcgcatcaatgctcgTGACTTCAcatcatcgcagatttttggtaggcagtcacgtgataccgtacgcataTTCTATtcgctgacggcatccggaaatgCGCTATGTTCTGTgggtctcggacttacgtgagacacaaaagtgcttcaaacagtcgcTTAgcgtgtgggaaaaagtaacacagatagaaggtggtttaatatcagtttggggAGGGTTCATTTAAACGTTtcaattatcgtaaataataagataaatagtttttcgttctatcacggaattcattaatcgcgtgtggttcctggaacacattacccgcaaagaacgagggcgcactgtataatCATCTTAATGTACATATTAACGGCCAATCTAAAGAATATCAGTCACATCAAGATTTAAAGGCAAGTGAAAACAGATTAAATCAAACTGATCCTAGACAATTTCCCCTTCCATTTGGTCTCCGGCAGAAACATTCATTACATTAGATGTGACGCCAACTATGACTTGTGAGTGAGACAAATAATCATCACTGAAATCTCTGTTGgtttcacaaaaatgttttcacttccTTCTTATCCTTCGGATGGATATTTTCACTTTCCGACACTCctgccttttttctttcatcgtTTCATGCGTGACCTTGGCTCCGGATCCCTGTGATCACAGGCCTTTAGAGGTTTGTAGAAAGACGTCACAGGTCAATCACTATTATCCATGGTTTATTAGTCGCTGTGCCAACGAGATGAACATTGAATTGGCATTCTGTAGCGCAGTGTGATATACTGTCACTCCAGAATGATGTTCTGGGGTCCTGGTCATTTTGAATGTGGGTGTGAATGTTTATCTGTCTGTTATATCAGACCTGTAATGAACCGACCACAGAGTGTACTCCACCTCTCCCCTGACGATTCTTCTCCTGCACATCACCCCGCAAAGGGTTAAgttatagaaaatggatggatgcgtctctttgatttaaaaagaagtgaaTGTGATGAAAGCTCTAGACCTATTTGTGAGCCTAGTGGTGACAAGTGGACATGTAACCACAGCAACACTGGGAGGATGCTCACATGAACACCTTCCAACAATTTCGCAAAAAGTATTGTGCAAAAGTCAAAATTCCTCTGCTCAGTGTTCAGCACAAAACTGCATAAAGTCATTATGTTCCTTGAGATTAAATGTAGTGACCTGAAGAACACTGCTAAgtcagcatttttatttgacctttttattaaggctttggttgttgtttttttaatcctaCAACAATCACATGCATGGATACACTCTGTTCTTTCCTCCTGTGTCCCTTTACTGATTATTGACCTGATGTCCAAATGATACATATGTGAAAATTTTCAGAGATGATACCTTTAAAGACAAGGCTGATAACTTAAGCCATGAGGCAGATGATGAAACTTTATAGTTCACTTCCGCATCAGCTGCTTGCAAGAACATGGCACACCACCACTCACCACTCGTCACCGCTGCCCCAGTCTCCTTAACACTTTTTAAACTGATGCACTTCCTCCATCATTAGATATGAAACAGGACTGCCTGGTTTTCACTGCAGTttcatgtgaaatattttcagtttcccaGTATTCATATATCAGTCTACCATTTCAAACAGTTTGTCACTTGATTAATAAATAGTTTAACAAGCTGCTGTATGGCCTGTAAATTGACATGATACACAATATATACAACATGTACAATAATTTCATGGTGATCTAAGTGACTTTGGCTCCGTGCACATCCCAGTGTGACAAGGATACTAGCAATTCCTTGTCCAGCTGCAGATAATGATCATATTTTTggtgttattgtttgtttgtctttttaaaaaccGTTTTTGTGCCATGCCAGCATGTAACCAGAGAATTCTCTGTTTTTTCTAATTGAAAACACCCACAGCTCCCCAATCTCACTAAAACACTGCCCTCTCGCTGTCCAGCAGTCTCTTCCTTCGGGTTATACAGCCACATTGGCCAGCCTGGGGTCTGAGTCCTGCTCATAGCGGTAATGGTAGACCTCCATCTGGTCCCGGCATGCCTCCCTGATGTTATTCAACCACCTTTTGATACCTCCTCGGTTGAGATACAGCACCATGAGGAACACCACCCCTATCAGAGCCAAAACTATACCTAGGAACACATAGGAAACCGCCTCGAGGTTCTCCTTCATACAATCCACGTCCTCTCTGTTGAGCTTTTCCACAGGAACCCCCCTCTTGGCCTCCGGCTCGCTGCACAGGAGACGTCCAGCATCCGGACACTGGGATGAGTTCTTCAACCAGTAGTAGAACGGCTCCAGCTCACAGTTGCATCTGAAGGGGTTAAACGACAAGTAGACGCGAATGCGTCTTTCCTGAAACAAATTGGTCACGTTTTCCCATCCGATGCTCTCTATTGAGTTGTTCATCAGCACTAATGCATGGAGGTTATATATATCTAATCTCATCAGTGGGATGGATTTCAGCATGTTTCCCGCCAACTCTAGTCTGTGAAGGTTGTGCAAACTTTGCGCGCTGAGCGCATTTGCGAGCTGCGTCGTGGCTGGGGGCAAAATAGAGTCATTGAGGTAAAGAGAGCGCAGCTCTAGCAGCCCATGGAAAGCCCTGGATGAGATGGACTTCAGCTGATTGTGGCTAAGATCCAACACATGCAGTCGGGAAAGTCCCAGGAAGGCGTACGGTTCAATAGTCTGTATTCTGTTGTAGGACAAGGACAGTGTTGTCATTGCCAACTCTGTGCCGTTGACACTGAACGCACCGCGCTGTAAAGTTGAGATGTTTCTCCCTTTGAGTATAAAAGTGGACGTCCATTCCGGGATGTCTCTCGGTACCTCGGTGTCCTCTCCATCACGGCAAGTCACTGTTCCGGAGTCTCTGGCACAGACGCAGGATGACGGGCACGCATCATCCATCCTGACGGGCGCGAACAACAGACACACCACTGCTGCGTAACACCAGCGAttacacacagaaaaaagacTCCTGGAAGTGTTGATACTGAGAAATATCCACATGTTCTCCCACATATGACTCTCGACGCAGGTTTGCGCCGAAGTGTTCCGCAAAAAATGTGACCGACTGTACAGTAATCCTGTCGGGCATGAAAAGTCTACCCCGTCCGGCACCGGTTACTTTGAACCGTCTGGATGAGAAAACGCGCTTTCTCAGGCATGTTACCCCCGATCTACatttgtcaggaaaaaaaaaagatgagattaCTCTGGGATGCTTTCGCTTGGGACGACGGACAACAGCTGATTGCGTAAAAAAAAAGCCGCTGATCTTCGCTTCCTTGGCGAATTTTTTTTACGCCtgtcacagagaaagagagagagagggagggagagagagagagaggagggggggtcgttaatttatttatttgagaaaACCTCTTCTCTGTTATAACTGGTTAACTAACTGCGTAAAATGCTGTACAGGTATATTCAAGTTGTATAACCCGGGAAATCTATTTGTGTTTACGTGTTGgatcatattttttgtttcgtctctttgtttttgtccctGATCAAATTAAAATAGCCACTTAAAGTTGACGAGTCACAAAATGCAAGGTTTCTAAATTGAAATGAGTAATTGTGACTTACATGTTTATGTTCAGTGTTTCCTCCTCCATTGAGTTTCTTTCTGTTCCAAAACAAAGAGCTCATTTATCTTTGTTGTAGGGTAATATAAAATCCAGATCAGCAGGTCTTTTCCTGTCCACACCAGGCTTTAATCATTACACACTTCTATTACAGCATTATTCTAATTATGTGTAGGGTATGGAGCCTGTTTAATGGGGCCTTGGTCAAAATACCTTTTACGCTCAGTGTAGATTTagcaaacaaatcaataatccagaacactggtccCATCAGATGTTTGCATAGAGCCTGTATTTCTTGACTGACATGGGAGTGATGCCTCCTTATTGAATGGAAACAAGATGGAAGTGTGAAGACCTTGTGAGGGTGAGACAAATTCTACTCTATTTTGTGTGACTTCACAACAAGAGGGTTCTGGGTTCACATTCTCTGTCCCTTCTGTTTGGATCTTAACTTGTTCTCCAATAGCCCAGGTATTATGGGTatgtgggatggatggatggatgggtaaatggatggatggatggatggatggatggatggatggatggatggatggatggatggatggatcaatatGGAGGCTTAAGTGGAAAATTCAGACTTCATTTTCTGTGCTCTCAGTGAAGATCATTCTGTGTTGAAATAAGAATTTAGTGGAGGACAAATAGTAAGATGGAAGCAGAGAGTTGGTATCATAACAGTTATTTAAGTTTCCAATAAGAAAGAAGAGATTGAGGGAGTGAACATTTGCTCAGCCTAAGATTTTGTTGGAAGTTCACTATTTGAACATTTTGCTGCATGCCTCAAAACTCTTCTGTGTTCAAAGGGAAACAAGAACAGAAGTAGCATCCAAACAGAGATTAAAGAAGGTAAGAACAAAAAAGGAATGAGCTCCAGTTGTTTTTTAGAAAGTGACAACATCACAGCATGAGCTGAGGAAACAGGGAGACAGGAGAGAAGTTATAGATTGCAAAAAGGTCACCAAAGACGCTCCAGATAGTGGAACAGCACTTTTTCCCCCATGTGCATCTGTATTATCTCAGCCTCATATTGGTGGCAGTGCCATGTTTCTATCCTCTCCATTAGCGCACCCTGACACCAATGAAAGTCTCACCAGCATTAGTCGTCCATACCTAAgggttttgtatgtttttcatgATCTTGGCAAAATATTTAAGCATTCAGATGTCACACTATTGACTTATTCAGATGGTGTTGAGCATTCTGACTGTCAGATAATGGCGATAACTTTTCTCTCAAATGagtctaaaaaaaagaaaacttgtgCTGTATAACAGTAACGGTGTCATGTACGGACACCAGAGGAGAAGTTCTCATTCATAGTTTTTTCAGACAggcaaaatccaggaaacaagaAATCTCAAAAAGTCCAACAAACTTGAAGCTTAGCAAGGGTAGAAAACAATCTGGAAATGAACGAAGGAAGAAGAAAGCCACAGGCTCATCAGCcaggtgaggcacaggtgtggagatgaggcacaggtgcagaGATGAGGCTCTGCCTCCTGCTACACTCCAGAGTCTCCAGCACTGCAAAGCACAATTACAGATCCATGATAAACTGGTTTAAAAATTAGTTTATTCACTAATCAATACCATCAGTTTAGAAATTTGCACAAAAGTGGTCTGACGCTGATGACAACATCAAACCCATTACAATCATAGGCGCAGGACAGCAGGAATATCACCTCTCCTGAAAGGTGGTTACACTGAAAAAACAATTATGTCACATATTTTGTAAATGTAGATCACGACTCACCTCATACGTCTTCAACATTTGTCTCATGTCACTTTTCCAGTGTCACAATGTCAAAATATGACTTGTCCTATGACAAGTAAGTGAATGGTCAGGGAATGACTGCATGATTGGCCTCCAAACAGTGTTTATCTTGTGATAGTGAAGTATAATGAAAGCGTTGTGTGAGACATGGACGAGTAAGCAATGtgtttagaaaataaagttagTTTAATTTGATACTACCATAACTACTAACCTACCATAACTGGTAGTTTAGCAGTTATGGCAGTGGAAGCCAACAGCAAAGAAAATACATTATGACAGCTGCTTGTGGCATAGCTTAATCTTTACTGGGGATCCATTATGCTCTCTTCCTGTGCACCCAGAATGTCGTATGAAAATGTCAAGCTAAGAAATGAGTCCCAGCATACCAAGAGGACACCTAACAACAAATCATCAGTCTCTAGGCAGCAAAGATGGGGAGTGTTTTATTCACCTGAAAAGAGAACGCAGTCAACATGACCAAGTGATGATGAAGTGTGTGCAAGTATCACAGAAAGATTTGCCACTCCTGGCACAGGAGCAACCGAGAGattgcaaattaaaaataaattttcatgTTGTGACTTTGGGCAAGTTTTGGCTGAAGGAGTACCCATTTGTTTTAAGTGGTGCCATTGCAATTCTGCTACCACTCTCACTGATGGATTTGTGTGAAGTGAGCATTTGGAGTGGAACTTATGTCAGGAAGGAGTGAAGGATTCGACTGAGGTTCTGTGGACAAGGAGATACATGTCTGCCTCTACATTGATGTGACTTGtggtattatactgtatacaagAAATGGGTGCTCTTGAAGAGAGAAGGTTGAGAAGCACTGATGTAAAACATAAGTGCAAGTTGGCAAGTATGTTGAATTACACCTTAATGTAAGGTAAGAAGCCAAAATTAGATGACAAACAACTCCAGACAACCGTGTCACATGTGGTATGCACTGTAGTTTATACAGTGCATTAATTCATTCAGGGACTAGGATGCACTACTTAATATCAGGAAAGGAACAGGTATGAGCCTCCTAACTATTCTTTTAAAGGTCAACAGGAACCATAGAGGACATTTAGGCCTCTGTGTTTGTTGATATTGGCATGGCACTGGGGAGTCGTGAGCTGATTCCACTTTGCTGTTCGGTCCAAGAGCACTAAATCTGGAATGGGCCGACACAAATGACTATGGCGGGGATGTAAATATAGACACTGGGAGACGGCAGCGCTGAGAAACGGAGGCCGAGAGACAGCAAGAGAGGCCGAGATAGAGAATGATTGAGAATGGTCTTCCTGCTGGTGCTCCTGATAAGCTCAAAGCGCCGTATTTACCTCAGGTTGTTTTGCCTATTAAGGCATATGGCATTGTATTTCTTCCTCCACACAAACAAGGACAtcagtcctcctcctctcctccctggaCCCCCTCGACTGGTCCATAGGTGTCCAATCCATCTGCCGGTGCAGAGCGCTGATTTAGAGGTGGCTGCTATTCAAAGGCCATTGCTGGGACATTGTTGGGGTGTCCTCCTTGTGGCCTTCAAGTTGACACCGAACCTCATAATTGATTTCCTCTTGGCtgcccccgtgtgtgtgtgtgtgtgtgtgcgtgtgtgtgcgtgtgtgtgtgtgtgtgagtgaccaGTTGAAATTCCCGTTGGCCCACAAGTTTTCTCTCCATCGCTACCTTTGCTTCTGACAGGTCTGGTGTAGATGATGAACGAGCAGCGGCGTGATACTTTTGCACGTACATACAAGGTATGTTTATtaggttttgtgtgtttgtgtctttttctgtgTTCACACCATTCATGCTGTGAGCTCTCACTTATAAACTTCTTTCGTTGTTCTTGTTGTGCGATTTGTCATTAACCTTAATTCAACACGGGTCAGTGCGTCTCATAGAAAAAGTCTTGCATATGAAATGCAGTAGATTAGGCCTGACAGTAGTAAAATAGTTGATGCAGCAGATGTTGATCCGTCACCATGACTGAACCCAGTATATACATCAGAGACAGCATCTGCACTTTCATCATCAAACTGACACAGCATCATACAAAGAGTTGAAGATGTAACTATAGAGAACGCTGCAGCCTCAAACCGGCTTTGTCTCTATGACAGAAGTGATGTTTACACACAACAAATTAAGTACCTAGTTCCAAAATTCAGACCAGTTTAGAGTTTAGAGGTGAGGCTCTGGTGTTGGTTCTGATAGAAGGACATTTATACCAAAAATATCTTTAAGTAATGTTCCTTGTCACCTGCGTGCATCCTAGCATTTGGGAAGGTCATTTGGAGATTTAGATAACCACcattattttcactttaattttaCAGTAATGTCCGCCTTAACGCCGGCTTGTGTTCATTCCTCCTATGAGGTTGTAAATTTTGTGTTCaatattattgtttattgaaAATCAGCATTAATGTCATTACTGTACTATTAAACTCAAGATAGACACCATAACATGAAGAACTGTCATAATAAGGCTTTTGATGTTCAATTTTGGTCATTACAGTGTAATAATGCTTGTCATAGCAGTTTGATGTGCTGCTTTACTACTgtacattactgtaacatttaaaaaaaaaatctgtgtccCTCCAGTTCTCTTTTCCAATATTTTCCCTTGTCATTCAGAAAGTCATTCTGAAATCCTGACCTTTAAAAAGGTTGGTCTCTTTAACTGTTATGTTAAACTGCTGTCTCCTTCCCCCAGTTTCCTTCGTTCTTACCTTTAGGAACActaatttacattttgcataAAAATGACTGAAGTCCTTGAATAGTTTATTCCCTTGACTGCGGAGACATACTTTTTGCTGTGAAAGTGTCTGAAGGGGATTTTGTAGGTGCAGAATCATTACTGGCTGAGAGTACACACACTTGTTATGTGCACTGGGGTGCTTTTGGGCAAAACAGGTTCTCAGTCTTTCTCcttgagtgtgtctgtgtgtttctgaagtATCTATCACTTAAGAAAGCAACTGGGAGTGAGAAGTTGAAGGACTCCATAGCAGCTGTGATGTATAATGTGACTGATACATatcaatacacacacaaggtCTACTAATAATGGACCAAATAAATCTAACAGTATAAAGAAGAGTGTCAGTATTCTATGaacacagacaggtggaggtaaggctaagacaaacaaacagtcaaGATGGCAACACATCACCCATCTCAGGGTTTTTAATCTCACTCTCAGTCCCATCCCTCATGCAGTCTGTACCTCTGACTGgtcaacctctctctctctctctctctctctctctctctctctccct is part of the Antennarius striatus isolate MH-2024 chromosome 13, ASM4005453v1, whole genome shotgun sequence genome and harbors:
- the tpbgl gene encoding trophoblast glycoprotein-like, whose amino-acid sequence is MWENMWIFLSINTSRSLFSVCNRWCYAAVVCLLFAPVRMDDACPSSCVCARDSGTVTCRDGEDTEVPRDIPEWTSTFILKGRNISTLQRGAFSVNGTELAMTTLSLSYNRIQTIEPYAFLGLSRLHVLDLSHNQLKSISSRAFHGLLELRSLYLNDSILPPATTQLANALSAQSLHNLHRLELAGNMLKSIPLMRLDIYNLHALVLMNNSIESIGWENVTNLFQERRIRVYLSFNPFRCNCELEPFYYWLKNSSQCPDAGRLLCSEPEAKRGVPVEKLNREDVDCMKENLEAVSYVFLGIVLALIGVVFLMVLYLNRGGIKRWLNNIREACRDQMEVYHYRYEQDSDPRLANVAV